In Granulicatella elegans, one genomic interval encodes:
- the nrdF gene encoding class 1b ribonucleoside-diphosphate reductase subunit beta encodes MSEKRYFNEILSQNASAPVAYYKAIDWNQVEDMIDKMTWEKLTEQFWLDTRIPVSNDLDDWRTLSPAEKDVVGKVFGGLTLLDTLQSEEGASLMKDYVRTQHEEAVWNNIQFMESVHAKSYSTIFSTLHTKAEIEDIFEWTNNNEFLQYKAQKINEIYQSRDALKMKVASTMLETFLFYSGFFTPLYYLGNNKLANVAEIIKLIIRDESVHGTYTGYKFQQGYNELPQEEQETLKMWVYQLCLELYQNEVKYTQSIYDQVGWTEKVKVFIRYNANKALQNLGFDPLFPDTAEDVDPIVMNGISTGTSNHDFFSQVGNGYLLGTVEAMDDDDYSKWM; translated from the coding sequence ATGAGTGAGAAACGATATTTTAATGAGATTTTGTCACAAAATGCTTCTGCACCAGTAGCTTATTATAAAGCGATTGACTGGAACCAAGTGGAAGATATGATTGATAAAATGACATGGGAAAAGTTAACCGAGCAATTTTGGTTAGATACTCGTATTCCTGTTTCAAATGACTTAGATGACTGGAGAACATTATCCCCAGCTGAAAAAGATGTTGTAGGGAAAGTATTTGGAGGATTGACTTTATTAGATACATTGCAATCTGAAGAAGGTGCTAGTTTGATGAAAGACTATGTTCGTACCCAACATGAAGAAGCTGTATGGAATAATATTCAATTTATGGAATCTGTTCATGCGAAAAGTTATTCAACAATTTTCAGTACGTTACATACAAAAGCTGAAATTGAAGATATTTTCGAGTGGACAAATAATAATGAATTTTTACAATATAAAGCTCAAAAAATTAATGAAATTTATCAAAGTAGAGATGCACTAAAAATGAAAGTTGCTTCAACGATGTTAGAAACATTTTTATTCTATAGTGGCTTCTTTACACCTTTGTATTATTTAGGAAACAATAAATTAGCCAATGTTGCGGAAATTATTAAATTAATTATTCGTGATGAATCAGTTCACGGAACTTATACAGGCTATAAATTCCAACAAGGATACAATGAATTACCACAAGAAGAACAAGAAACTCTTAAAATGTGGGTCTATCAATTATGTTTAGAATTGTATCAAAATGAAGTGAAGTATACACAATCAATTTATGATCAAGTTGGTTGGACTGAAAAAGTAAAAGTATTCATTCGTTATAATGCGAATAAAGCGTTACAAAATTTAGGCTTTGATCCATTATTTCCTGATACAGCTGAAGATGTGGATCCAATTGTGATGAATGGTATTTCAACAGGTACAAGTAACCATGACTTCTTCTCTCAAGTAGGGAATGGTTATTTACTTGGAACAGTAGAAGCCATGGACGATGACGATTATTCTAAATGGATGTAA
- the glyQ gene encoding glycine--tRNA ligase subunit alpha: protein MSKKLTVQEIILTLQNYWSNQGCLLLQAYDTEKGAGTMSPYTFLRAIGPEPWNAAYVEPSRRPADGRYGENPNRLFQHHQFQVVMKPSPENIQELYLGSLVALGIDPLEHDIRFVEDNWENPSLGCAGLGWEVWLDGMEVTQFTYFQQVGGLECHPVTSEITYGLERLASYIQEVESVYNLVWTGDVKYGDIFKQPEFEHSKYAFEESNPELLMQLFTEFEKEATILMEKGLVHPAYDCVLKCSHAFNLMDARGIISATDRAGFLGRIRKMARTIAKTFVAERESLGFPLLKD, encoded by the coding sequence ATGTCGAAAAAATTAACAGTACAAGAAATTATTTTAACATTACAAAATTATTGGTCAAATCAAGGCTGTTTATTATTACAAGCTTATGATACTGAAAAAGGTGCTGGAACAATGAGTCCGTATACTTTTTTACGCGCCATTGGACCAGAACCATGGAATGCTGCTTATGTTGAACCATCTCGTCGTCCAGCTGATGGTCGTTATGGTGAAAATCCAAACCGTTTATTTCAACATCATCAATTCCAAGTTGTCATGAAACCATCTCCAGAAAACATTCAAGAATTATATTTAGGAAGTTTAGTCGCATTAGGAATTGACCCATTAGAACATGATATTCGTTTCGTTGAAGATAACTGGGAAAATCCATCATTAGGCTGTGCTGGTCTTGGATGGGAAGTATGGTTAGATGGAATGGAAGTCACTCAATTTACTTACTTCCAACAAGTAGGTGGATTAGAATGTCACCCAGTAACAAGTGAAATTACTTATGGATTAGAACGTTTAGCTTCTTATATCCAAGAAGTAGAAAGTGTTTATAATTTAGTGTGGACTGGCGATGTAAAATACGGTGATATTTTCAAACAACCAGAATTTGAACATTCTAAATATGCTTTTGAAGAAAGCAATCCTGAATTATTAATGCAATTATTTACTGAATTTGAAAAAGAAGCAACAATCCTAATGGAAAAAGGTCTTGTTCACCCAGCTTATGACTGTGTATTAAAATGCTCTCACGCTTTTAACTTGATGGACGCACGCGGCATTATTTCTGCGACAGACCGTGCAGGATTTTTAGGTCGTATTCGTAAAATGGCCCGTACAATTGCTAAAACATTTGTAGCTGAAAGAGAATCTTTAGGATTCCCATTATTAAAAGACTAA
- a CDS encoding DNA-3-methyladenine glycosylase I, with translation MSCAWATISELDQKYHDEEWGVPCFDDQKLFEILTLEVMQAGLSWSTILKKREEFREAFKQFDIHKVSQLTKDDVDNLLQNPKIIRHRQKIEATVQNANIILQLQNQYGSFHEFLWSKFDHTPIINHWETMEEVPSSTPLTEQLCKEFKKLGFKFMGPTTLYSFLQASGIINDHLDSCPFKHK, from the coding sequence ATGAGTTGTGCTTGGGCAACTATTTCTGAACTTGATCAAAAATATCATGATGAAGAATGGGGAGTTCCTTGTTTTGATGATCAAAAATTATTTGAAATATTAACATTAGAAGTGATGCAAGCTGGTCTTAGTTGGTCGACCATTTTGAAAAAACGTGAAGAGTTTAGAGAAGCTTTTAAACAATTTGATATTCATAAAGTTAGTCAATTGACAAAAGACGATGTAGACAACTTACTCCAAAATCCTAAAATCATTCGTCATCGTCAAAAGATTGAAGCCACTGTTCAAAATGCAAACATCATTTTACAACTACAAAATCAATACGGAAGTTTTCATGAATTTTTATGGAGTAAGTTTGACCACACTCCCATCATCAATCACTGGGAAACAATGGAAGAAGTTCCCTCTTCTACACCACTTACAGAACAGTTATGTAAAGAATTTAAAAAACTAGGATTCAAGTTTATGGGACCTACTACCCTCTATTCATTTTTACAAGCATCTGGCATCATCAATGATCATCTTGATTCTTGTCCATTTAAACACAAATAA
- a CDS encoding acyltransferase family protein produces the protein MIDRTEIEKRDYIAAFDGLRAIAIMSIVGHQMMAYRIPGGFLGLNIFLLLSGYFMTASLMDSLMKNGKVPLKSFLTRRLKRIIVPTFAMIVAVILYLLLFQRELLVNLRSTMVSNLFFMNNWWQIIQENDHAITVLTQSPFSHLWYMSLAVQYYLLWPILFVFLSVIIKKHQVLQKVVIVLLVASVVLMMTKDVSNVHFLRIFFGTDTRAFSVLIGAVVALVFPIQKFYGEYKQKYRYESVIRFVPIGLLVLFLFTMKEHSSITFRGGMFIFDVIVAVLMMISLHPKSVTSLFFRLKPLTVIGRRSLSYYLWYLPLSVLYQAKIGDTSSTPVLHRMVEIVLLVILGELWYQLFERGKFTKVMQRLTSQWSVSTRKTVNVVYPISIIMILAIGFIQASPRLSAQELALQEVLLASESLSKNTRNADKKIVKTINNIQGLSREETVFSSNTSITFIGDTMLLAMAQEIPTLYPNAVISADRNLQVYELGGMIDQLKQQKQLGDIIVLMVGSNGSYTKGQLDAILKNIGMDKQIFLVSNTINRTWQREINQIASQLANKYSNVYYIDWKTEASTHPDWFYEKASIVNTTGAHQQGLWIAKMIYQTLRGS, from the coding sequence ATGATTGATAGAACTGAAATTGAAAAACGAGATTATATCGCAGCTTTTGATGGATTAAGAGCGATTGCGATTATGAGTATAGTAGGCCATCAAATGATGGCTTACCGTATTCCAGGTGGATTTCTAGGTTTAAATATCTTTTTACTATTATCAGGCTATTTTATGACCGCTAGTTTAATGGATTCTTTAATGAAAAATGGGAAAGTACCTTTAAAATCATTTCTAACACGAAGATTAAAACGAATTATTGTTCCGACTTTTGCGATGATAGTAGCAGTAATTTTATATTTACTACTATTTCAAAGGGAACTCTTAGTGAATTTAAGAAGTACGATGGTCTCCAATTTATTTTTTATGAATAACTGGTGGCAAATTATTCAGGAAAATGATCATGCAATAACGGTATTAACGCAATCGCCATTTTCTCATTTATGGTACATGTCATTAGCGGTTCAATATTATTTATTGTGGCCAATTTTATTTGTGTTTTTAAGTGTGATAATTAAAAAACATCAAGTTTTACAAAAGGTTGTTATTGTACTGTTAGTAGCTTCTGTTGTATTAATGATGACAAAAGATGTTTCAAATGTTCATTTCTTAAGAATTTTCTTTGGAACGGATACACGTGCTTTTTCTGTTTTAATCGGAGCAGTTGTAGCGTTAGTATTTCCAATTCAAAAGTTTTATGGAGAATACAAGCAAAAATATCGTTATGAATCAGTGATTCGTTTTGTACCCATTGGATTATTAGTTTTATTCTTATTTACAATGAAAGAACATAGCTCTATCACATTTAGAGGCGGCATGTTTATTTTTGATGTCATTGTAGCAGTTTTAATGATGATTTCCCTACATCCTAAATCAGTGACCTCATTGTTCTTCCGTTTAAAACCTTTAACGGTCATCGGTAGAAGGAGTCTTTCTTATTATTTATGGTATTTACCATTATCGGTGTTATACCAAGCTAAGATTGGGGATACAAGTTCTACTCCCGTTTTACATAGAATGGTAGAAATTGTGTTATTAGTTATTTTAGGAGAACTTTGGTATCAATTATTTGAAAGAGGAAAATTCACTAAAGTAATGCAACGATTAACGTCACAGTGGAGTGTTTCAACACGTAAAACAGTGAACGTAGTGTATCCTATTTCGATTATTATGATTTTAGCGATTGGATTTATTCAAGCAAGTCCAAGATTGTCTGCTCAAGAATTAGCTTTACAAGAAGTTTTACTAGCCAGTGAATCTTTATCAAAAAATACTCGGAATGCAGATAAAAAAATCGTTAAAACGATTAATAATATTCAAGGACTTAGTCGAGAAGAAACAGTTTTTAGTTCGAATACTTCTATTACATTTATTGGGGATACGATGTTATTAGCAATGGCACAAGAAATTCCGACATTATATCCAAATGCCGTAATTAGTGCAGATCGAAATCTTCAAGTGTATGAACTAGGTGGAATGATTGACCAATTGAAACAACAAAAACAATTGGGTGATATCATTGTCTTAATGGTTGGAAGTAATGGATCTTATACGAAGGGACAACTAGATGCCATTTTAAAAAATATCGGAATGGATAAACAAATATTTTTAGTCTCAAATACGATTAATCGTACATGGCAACGTGAAATTAATCAAATTGCAAGTCAATTAGCTAATAAGTATTCAAATGTTTATTATATTGATTGGAAAACTGAAGCAAGCACACATCCAGATTGGTTCTATGAAAAAGCATCAATTGTAAATACTACTGGAGCCCATCAACAAGGATTATGGATTGCTAAAATGATTTATCAAACATTAAGAGGTAGTTAG
- the glyS gene encoding glycine--tRNA ligase subunit beta codes for MTKSLLLEIGLEELPAQYVRTSSEQLASRVEDFFKQESLAFESVEAFATPRRLAVRVNGLEEEQEDRVEIFKGPSLAIAQKDGAWTKAAEGFVRGKGLTTDDIYVETIKDVEYIHVKQLLKGKSTNEVVKKLSSVITDMKFPVTMRWAAHTFEYLRPIHWIVALYGEEVIEEIQVLDVKAGRVSRGHRFLGKDTEIATPEQYEKALAEQFVIVNQDERKALVRKQIEELAAKNAWTVPIDEELLEEVSSILEYPTAFAGTFDEKYLVVPEPVLVTSMKEHQRYFVVYNAQGELQPYFISARNGNDYMIENVAKGNQKVLTARLEDALFFYEEDKKVPMIAFLKKLETLNFHAKIGSMTEKMNRVQLLVGRIANELNIDAKDVETAQRAAAIYKFDLVTNMVGEFPELQGIMGEIYAKNYGETPEVARAIREHYMPISADAELPSSVPGALLAIADKLDTFLSFTAAGMLPTGSNDPYALRRQVMGLVQILEAFEWNLGIYDFAKTLLSLDYAAFLVDKKEDVQAFILGFIRERLAQRMTSVSKRHDVIEAVLNSYSNSVPEKMKAVAVLEKEVTTSEIKDITEALNRVINISAKEFDEARHSSEFQLEKVETESERQLVEAIISLRKEFDNYSAQEKFAAFASITPKIHEFFNENMVMVDNEEIRTNRLRFLRELALMILEFADFTELIVK; via the coding sequence ATGACAAAATCATTATTATTAGAAATTGGTTTAGAAGAATTACCAGCACAATATGTTCGTACAAGTTCAGAACAATTAGCGAGCCGTGTAGAAGACTTTTTCAAACAAGAAAGCTTAGCGTTTGAGTCTGTAGAAGCTTTTGCAACACCAAGAAGATTAGCAGTTCGTGTCAATGGATTAGAAGAAGAGCAAGAAGACCGTGTTGAAATTTTTAAAGGGCCTTCTCTAGCGATTGCTCAAAAAGATGGTGCATGGACAAAAGCAGCTGAAGGATTTGTTCGTGGAAAAGGTTTAACAACAGACGATATTTACGTAGAAACGATTAAAGATGTGGAATATATCCATGTTAAACAATTATTAAAAGGTAAATCTACAAATGAAGTTGTTAAGAAATTATCTTCAGTCATTACTGATATGAAATTCCCAGTTACAATGCGTTGGGCTGCTCATACTTTTGAGTATTTACGTCCAATTCACTGGATTGTTGCTTTATATGGGGAAGAAGTCATTGAAGAAATTCAAGTATTAGATGTAAAAGCTGGTCGAGTTTCAAGAGGACATCGTTTCTTAGGGAAAGATACTGAGATTGCAACTCCAGAACAATATGAAAAAGCTTTAGCAGAACAATTTGTTATTGTAAATCAAGATGAAAGAAAAGCATTAGTTCGCAAACAAATTGAAGAGTTAGCGGCGAAAAATGCTTGGACAGTTCCAATTGATGAAGAATTATTAGAAGAAGTAAGTTCTATTTTAGAATATCCAACAGCATTTGCTGGAACATTTGATGAAAAATATTTAGTAGTTCCAGAACCTGTATTAGTAACTTCTATGAAAGAACACCAACGTTATTTTGTAGTATACAATGCTCAAGGTGAATTACAACCTTATTTCATTTCTGCTCGTAATGGGAATGACTACATGATTGAAAATGTGGCAAAAGGAAACCAAAAAGTATTAACAGCTCGTTTAGAAGATGCTTTATTCTTCTATGAAGAAGATAAAAAAGTTCCAATGATAGCATTCTTGAAGAAATTAGAAACATTAAACTTCCATGCTAAAATTGGTTCAATGACTGAAAAAATGAATCGTGTTCAATTATTAGTTGGACGTATTGCAAATGAATTGAATATCGATGCAAAAGATGTTGAAACAGCACAACGTGCTGCAGCCATTTATAAATTTGACTTAGTAACAAATATGGTGGGTGAATTCCCTGAATTACAAGGAATTATGGGCGAAATTTACGCGAAAAATTATGGAGAAACTCCAGAAGTCGCTAGAGCGATTCGTGAACATTACATGCCAATTAGTGCAGATGCTGAATTACCTTCATCAGTACCAGGGGCATTATTAGCGATTGCAGATAAATTAGATACATTCTTAAGCTTTACAGCAGCAGGAATGTTACCAACAGGATCCAATGACCCTTATGCATTACGTCGTCAAGTAATGGGATTAGTGCAAATTTTAGAAGCATTTGAATGGAACTTGGGAATTTATGATTTTGCTAAAACTCTATTATCATTAGATTATGCAGCATTCTTAGTTGATAAGAAAGAAGATGTTCAAGCATTTATTTTAGGATTTATTCGTGAGAGACTTGCTCAAAGAATGACTTCTGTTTCAAAACGTCATGATGTCATTGAAGCGGTATTAAATTCTTACTCTAATAGTGTTCCAGAAAAAATGAAAGCAGTAGCGGTCTTAGAAAAAGAAGTGACTACTTCAGAAATCAAAGATATTACAGAAGCTTTAAACCGAGTGATTAATATTAGTGCAAAAGAATTTGATGAAGCGCGTCATTCTTCTGAATTCCAATTAGAGAAAGTGGAAACAGAAAGTGAACGTCAATTAGTAGAAGCGATTATTAGTCTAAGAAAAGAATTTGACAACTATTCAGCTCAAGAAAAATTTGCAGCATTTGCATCGATTACTCCAAAAATTCATGAATTCTTTAATGAAAACATGGTAATGGTTGATAATGAAGAAATTCGTACAAATCGTTTACGTTTCTTACGTGAATTAGCACTAATGATTTTAGAGTTTGCTGACTTCACAGAGTTAATTGTTAAATAG
- the nrdE gene encoding class 1b ribonucleoside-diphosphate reductase subunit alpha, whose amino-acid sequence MDSPKLISKSQEVTYFSLNNELNRPVDGKIPLHKDKEAVRAFFLEHVNPNTVFFYTLDEKLDYLIEHDYLEAEFLNKYDREFVKSLMQEIYKKKFRFRSFMSAFKFYKQYALKTNDGERYLERFEDRIVFNALFLADGDEPLARDLAEEMIHQRYQPATPTFLNAGRKRRGELVSCFLIQTTDDMNSIGRTINSALQLSRIGGGVGVSLSNVRAAGDPIKKIENASSGVVPIMKLLEDSFSYSNQLGQRNGAGAVYLNVFHPDIVSFLSTKKENADEKIRVKTLSLGLVVPDKFYELIKNDDMMYLFSPYDVERIYGVPFSYVDITKEYENMVNNPEIRKSKLRARDLEQEISKLQQESGYPYIVNIDTVNKANPIDGKIIMSNLCSEILQVQAPSVINNAQEYEVLGTDISCNLGSTNIVNLMQSPDFERSIEVAVRALTFVTDHSSIDAVPTVKNGNQKAHTIGLGAMGLHTFFALNQMEYGSPESIEVTDLYFRLLNFYTLKASHKIAKERGVTFDGFEKSAYASGTYFDAYTESDVEITSEKVKEIFANLPVPTAEDWKQLKADVMADGLYHQNRLAIAPTGSISYVNETSASLHPITRLIEERQEKKTGKTYYPAPFLSNETLPYYKSAYDIDMRKVIDVYAAAQKHIDQGMSLTLFMRSELPEGLYEWKNGRTSKMTTRDLNILRNYAWNKGIKSIYYVRTFTENNDEIGSNGCESCSI is encoded by the coding sequence TTAGAAGCAGAGTTTTTAAATAAATATGACCGTGAATTTGTTAAAAGCTTAATGCAAGAAATTTATAAGAAAAAATTCCGTTTTCGTTCATTTATGTCAGCATTTAAGTTTTATAAGCAATATGCTTTAAAGACAAATGATGGCGAACGTTATTTAGAACGTTTTGAAGATCGTATCGTCTTTAATGCTTTATTTTTAGCAGATGGGGATGAACCATTAGCTAGAGACTTAGCTGAAGAAATGATTCATCAACGTTATCAACCAGCGACACCAACATTTTTAAATGCGGGAAGAAAACGTCGTGGTGAATTAGTATCTTGTTTCTTAATTCAAACAACGGATGATATGAATAGTATTGGTCGTACGATTAACTCTGCATTACAACTTTCTAGAATTGGTGGGGGAGTTGGAGTAAGTTTATCAAACGTTCGTGCAGCTGGAGACCCAATTAAGAAAATTGAAAATGCTTCTAGTGGTGTTGTTCCAATTATGAAATTATTAGAAGATAGTTTCAGTTATTCAAACCAATTAGGACAACGTAATGGTGCAGGTGCTGTTTATTTAAATGTTTTCCACCCAGATATTGTATCATTCTTGTCGACTAAAAAAGAAAATGCGGATGAAAAAATTCGTGTTAAAACATTATCATTAGGACTAGTAGTTCCAGATAAGTTTTACGAGTTAATTAAGAATGATGATATGATGTATTTATTTAGTCCATATGATGTGGAACGTATTTATGGGGTTCCTTTCTCTTATGTAGATATTACAAAAGAGTATGAAAATATGGTGAATAATCCAGAAATTCGTAAATCAAAATTACGTGCACGTGATTTAGAACAAGAAATTAGTAAATTACAACAAGAATCTGGTTATCCGTATATCGTAAATATTGATACAGTGAACAAAGCAAATCCAATTGATGGAAAAATCATTATGAGTAACTTATGTTCAGAAATTTTACAAGTACAAGCTCCTTCTGTAATTAATAATGCGCAAGAATATGAAGTGCTTGGAACAGATATTAGTTGTAATTTAGGTTCTACGAATATTGTTAATTTAATGCAATCACCTGATTTTGAACGTTCGATTGAAGTAGCAGTTCGTGCATTAACATTTGTCACAGATCACTCAAGTATTGATGCAGTTCCAACGGTGAAAAATGGAAACCAAAAAGCTCATACAATTGGTTTAGGAGCAATGGGATTACATACATTCTTTGCATTAAATCAAATGGAATATGGTTCACCTGAATCAATTGAAGTGACAGATTTATACTTCCGTCTGTTGAATTTCTATACATTAAAAGCAAGTCATAAAATTGCTAAAGAACGTGGCGTAACATTTGATGGCTTTGAAAAATCTGCTTATGCATCAGGAACTTATTTTGATGCTTATACAGAGTCAGATGTAGAAATTACATCTGAAAAAGTAAAAGAAATTTTTGCAAACTTACCAGTTCCAACTGCAGAAGATTGGAAACAATTAAAAGCAGATGTGATGGCAGATGGACTATATCACCAAAATCGTCTAGCGATTGCTCCAACTGGATCGATTAGTTATGTTAATGAAACAAGTGCAAGCTTACATCCAATTACTCGTTTAATTGAAGAACGTCAAGAAAAGAAAACTGGTAAAACTTATTATCCAGCTCCATTCTTATCAAATGAGACATTACCTTATTATAAATCAGCTTATGATATTGATATGCGTAAAGTGATTGATGTATATGCAGCAGCTCAAAAACATATTGACCAAGGAATGAGTTTAACATTATTTATGCGTTCAGAATTACCTGAAGGATTATATGAGTGGAAAAATGGACGTACAAGTAAAATGACAACAAGAGATTTAAATATCTTGAGAAACTATGCTTGGAATAAAGGAATCAAATCCATTTATTATGTTCGTACATTTACGGAAAATAATGATGAAATTGGAAGTAATGGTTGCGAAAGTTGTAGTATTTAA
- the obgE gene encoding GTPase ObgE, with translation MAVFYDRATIWVKAGDGGNGMVAFRREKYVPDGGPAGGDGGRGGSVIFKVDSGLRTLLDFRHKRHFKAKPGENGMSKSMYGRGADDLIVKVPAGTIVRNAQTKELIADLVEVDQEVVVAKGGRGGRGNIRFATHKNPAPDIAENGEPGEEFEIELELKVLADVGLVGFPSVGKSTLLSVISSAKPKIADYHFTTLNPQLGMTQAPNGEQFVVADLPGLIEGAHMGVGLGIHFLKHIERTKVLLHVIDMASMEGRNPYEDYQVIMQELGSYHLRLLERPIIIVANKMDQPQSEELLEQFKKDLQENLPDGQEMPEIFPISAYRKDGLQALLARTAEILEKTEFFPLDEVQETQTHMVYGLEEEERPFDITRDPDGTWVLYGEKLEKLFLMTNMEHDESVMRFSRQLRGMGVDAALRSQGAENGDMVRIRKFVFEFVD, from the coding sequence TTGGCAGTTTTTTATGATCGTGCGACGATATGGGTGAAAGCCGGAGACGGTGGTAACGGTATGGTAGCATTTAGAAGAGAAAAATATGTCCCAGATGGAGGTCCTGCTGGTGGAGATGGCGGACGAGGCGGTAGTGTTATTTTTAAAGTCGATTCAGGACTTAGAACGTTATTAGATTTCCGTCACAAACGTCATTTTAAGGCAAAACCTGGTGAAAATGGGATGAGTAAAAGTATGTATGGTCGTGGAGCAGATGATTTAATTGTTAAAGTCCCTGCTGGAACGATTGTTCGAAATGCTCAAACAAAAGAATTGATTGCAGACTTAGTAGAAGTAGATCAAGAAGTAGTAGTAGCAAAGGGTGGTCGTGGAGGCCGTGGAAATATTCGTTTTGCTACTCATAAAAATCCTGCTCCAGATATTGCTGAAAATGGAGAACCGGGAGAAGAGTTTGAAATTGAATTAGAATTAAAAGTGTTAGCCGATGTTGGTTTAGTTGGATTCCCATCTGTAGGGAAATCAACCTTATTATCGGTAATTTCTAGTGCGAAACCAAAAATTGCGGATTATCATTTTACAACGTTAAATCCACAATTAGGGATGACACAAGCTCCAAACGGAGAACAATTTGTTGTAGCTGACCTTCCAGGGTTAATCGAAGGAGCTCATATGGGTGTTGGCTTAGGAATTCATTTCTTAAAACATATTGAACGTACAAAAGTATTACTTCATGTCATTGATATGGCTTCAATGGAAGGAAGAAATCCTTATGAAGATTATCAAGTGATTATGCAAGAATTAGGCTCTTATCATTTAAGATTACTAGAACGTCCAATAATTATTGTGGCAAATAAAATGGATCAGCCACAGTCTGAAGAATTATTAGAACAATTTAAAAAAGATTTACAAGAAAACTTACCAGATGGTCAAGAAATGCCTGAAATTTTCCCGATTTCTGCTTATCGTAAAGATGGATTACAAGCACTACTAGCAAGAACAGCAGAAATATTAGAAAAAACAGAATTCTTCCCATTAGATGAAGTACAAGAAACCCAAACTCATATGGTTTATGGCTTGGAAGAAGAAGAACGTCCATTTGATATTACTAGAGATCCTGATGGCACATGGGTATTATATGGTGAAAAACTAGAAAAATTATTCTTAATGACGAATATGGAACATGATGAATCTGTGATGCGTTTTTCACGTCAATTACGTGGAATGGGTGTCGATGCTGCCTTACGTAGTCAAGGCGCTGAAAATGGAGATATGGTTCGAATTCGTAAATTTGTCTTTGAGTTTGTCGATTAG